CCCGACCCGCTCGAGCAGCGGCGCCACGGCCGACGCGAGCAGGTCCCGCACCTCCGGGGCGGCGGTGCCGGGTTCGGGGTCAGCAGCCATCGCGAGGACTCACCTGGAGGGTGAACCGCGTGGCGCCCGAGGCGAAGGCGGCCTCCATCGCCCGCTCCAGGGCCGGCAGGAGGCACTCGGCCCCGCCGGTGACCGAGGTGCCGAACGGACCGAGCTCGGGTGCCAGCCCCGCCTCGACGAGCGCACCGGCCGCGGCGCCGACGTGCTCCGGGGGCTCACCCTCGCCATGGAACGGCTCGGTCGTGAACTCGGCCGTCAGGTCCATGGCACCACGGTAGCCGTCGGCTCAGCCCGCCACGCGGCGCGCCAGCACCGCCAGACCCGCGGCATCGACCCCCGACAGCCCTTGCGCCTCGGCGACGCCGACCGCCCCGCAGTCGACCCCGCGGAGGATGAAGTCGGCGAGCGCCCGGGCGGTCGCCGGCTCGTCGAGGAAGCCCGAGTCGGCACGCTCGACGTAGCGGCGGAGCCGGTCGGCGGCCTGGGGCAGGCCGTCGCGGTAGAAGGCGAACACCGCGGCGTAGCGGGTGGGCAGCTGGGCCGGGTGCAGGTCCCAGCCCTGGTAGTAGCCGCGCTCCAGGGAGCGGCGGACGAGGCGGTGGTGCAGGGCCCAGCCGGCCCGCACGGCCTCGGGACC
This Knoellia sp. p5-6-4 DNA region includes the following protein-coding sequences:
- a CDS encoding thiamine-binding protein; its protein translation is MDLTAEFTTEPFHGEGEPPEHVGAAAGALVEAGLAPELGPFGTSVTGGAECLLPALERAMEAAFASGATRFTLQVSPRDGC